A region of Ignavibacteriota bacterium DNA encodes the following proteins:
- a CDS encoding DMT family transporter: MTDKNSRKSYLFAGLTVLMWSTVATAFKIGLFYTNPANLLFISSLTSLIFFSALFYSKNKFSDSVKLKGLLNSSLFGFLNPFLYYLILFEAYKLLPAQIAQPLNYTWVIVVTLLTSVFLKQRQKLISIVGLKISFAGVVVLSSQGSIPGLGDISLFGIFLALSSSIFWGVYWLLNLKDTRNDIEKMMLNFAFGTLYILIYIMLTQNFEFNINVLFAGIYIGLFEMGVTFYVWFKALKYAESTAKTGSIIYLSPFISLIFISIVLGEPIALISIIGLILIISGILLPKVKEVFIRKSNN, encoded by the coding sequence ATGACTGATAAAAATTCAAGGAAATCATATTTATTTGCCGGTTTGACTGTTTTGATGTGGTCAACCGTGGCTACTGCTTTCAAAATTGGATTGTTTTATACTAATCCTGCAAATTTGCTATTCATATCTTCACTTACATCATTAATTTTCTTTTCTGCTTTGTTTTATTCCAAAAATAAATTTAGCGATTCTGTAAAATTAAAGGGATTATTAAATTCTTCATTATTTGGATTTTTAAATCCTTTCCTTTACTACCTGATACTGTTCGAAGCATATAAGCTACTACCGGCACAGATTGCCCAACCCCTAAACTATACATGGGTTATTGTAGTAACATTATTAACATCAGTATTTTTAAAACAAAGACAAAAATTAATATCAATTGTCGGCTTGAAAATCAGTTTTGCAGGAGTTGTGGTTTTATCATCACAGGGAAGTATCCCCGGACTTGGTGACATTAGTCTTTTTGGAATATTTTTAGCTCTGTCCAGCTCTATTTTTTGGGGAGTTTACTGGCTATTAAATCTTAAAGACACACGAAACGATATTGAAAAGATGATGCTAAATTTTGCTTTTGGAACTTTATATATTTTAATTTACATTATGCTTACACAAAATTTTGAGTTCAATATTAATGTTCTATTTGCAGGAATTTATATAGGATTATTTGAAATGGGCGTAACGTTCTATGTCTGGTTCAAAGCCCTTAAGTACGCCGAAAGCACTGCCAAGACAGGGAGTATTATTTATCTGTCCCCATTCATATCCTTGATTTTTATTTCTATTGTTTTAGGTGAACCAATTGCTTTAATTTCGATTATAGGATTGATTTTGATAATTTCAGGTATTCTTCTACCTAAAGTTAAGGAAGTTTTTATTAGGAAATCAAATAATTAA
- a CDS encoding exodeoxyribonuclease VII large subunit yields MQYNTNVAISVSALTNKIKSLLESSFTGVFVQGEISNYKLHSSGHRYFTLKDNKSQLKAVMWRMRKLDFEPRDGMKVIAMGNLNVYPPQGSYQLDCLEMRPMGQGDLYLAFEELKSKLSQKGYFDAERKRLLPKLPFAIGISTSPTGAALQDMISTFRRRLPFTTIYFRPTLVQGDGSSQDIVKAISELENTPSEIIIIGRGGGSIEDLWSYNTEIVADAIYNCKKPVISAVGHETDFTIADFTADLRAPTPTGAAELCSPITVDELNDFFEDMSSRLLKIALNKTNSLSTGVLENFMRFAPRRLKDNINKYIQLIDSQEIQLENVMKSNIKNALNSLTRLDSHLNSLNPLSPLNKGFAALKAGENYINKNEPLRNFDKIEIIRKNDSTNVIIIKD; encoded by the coding sequence ATGCAATATAATACAAATGTGGCAATTTCAGTATCAGCTCTGACAAACAAAATTAAATCACTGCTTGAGAGCAGTTTTACAGGTGTCTTTGTTCAGGGCGAAATTTCTAATTATAAGCTTCATTCTTCAGGTCACAGATATTTCACACTTAAAGATAACAAATCTCAATTGAAAGCTGTAATGTGGCGTATGAGAAAATTGGATTTCGAGCCACGGGACGGTATGAAAGTAATTGCTATGGGTAATCTGAACGTTTATCCTCCGCAAGGAAGTTATCAGCTTGACTGTCTTGAAATGAGACCTATGGGGCAAGGAGATTTATATTTAGCATTTGAAGAACTTAAAAGCAAATTAAGTCAAAAAGGCTATTTCGATGCAGAACGCAAAAGATTACTTCCTAAACTACCTTTTGCAATAGGCATTTCAACATCTCCGACAGGTGCGGCATTACAGGATATGATTTCAACCTTTCGAAGAAGACTGCCTTTCACAACCATTTATTTTCGTCCGACTTTAGTTCAGGGTGATGGCTCTTCACAGGACATTGTAAAAGCTATTTCTGAGCTTGAAAATACTCCTTCGGAAATAATAATCATTGGTCGTGGCGGGGGTTCGATAGAGGATTTATGGTCGTATAATACCGAAATTGTTGCAGATGCAATTTACAATTGTAAAAAGCCGGTAATTTCAGCTGTGGGTCACGAAACTGATTTTACGATTGCTGATTTTACTGCTGACCTGAGGGCTCCGACACCAACCGGCGCCGCTGAGCTATGCTCTCCGATTACAGTTGATGAATTAAATGATTTTTTTGAAGATATGAGCTCAAGACTTTTAAAAATTGCTCTAAACAAAACAAATAGTCTCAGTACAGGAGTTCTTGAGAATTTTATGAGATTTGCTCCAAGAAGACTTAAAGATAATATTAATAAATATATCCAACTTATTGATTCACAGGAAATTCAACTTGAAAATGTGATGAAAAGTAATATTAAAAATGCTTTAAACTCTCTGACACGTCTTGATTCGCACTTAAACTCATTAAATCCTCTGTCACCACTGAATAAGGGATTTGCCGCATTGAAAGCAGGGGAGAACTATATTAATAAAAATGAACCGCTGAGAAATTTTGATAAAATTGAAATAATTAGAAAAAATGATTCTACAAATGTAATTATTATAAAGGATTAA
- the xseB gene encoding exodeoxyribonuclease VII small subunit, translating into MKNSKDFEGKIRRIEEIIDALDEGEVPIEEMLKIYEEGMKLTSECKDFLSKAELKIIDISKVNNAQSE; encoded by the coding sequence ATGAAAAACAGTAAAGATTTTGAAGGAAAAATTCGCAGAATTGAAGAGATAATTGATGCACTCGATGAGGGAGAGGTTCCAATTGAAGAAATGTTGAAAATCTATGAGGAAGGCATGAAACTCACAAGCGAGTGCAAAGATTTCCTAAGTAAAGCTGAATTGAAAATTATTGATATTTCGAAGGTTAATAATGCACAATCTGAATAA
- a CDS encoding VWA domain-containing protein, which translates to MKTSIIILIFVLFAGQIFAQSAAKVSGTISSSENGEAIGNATVILKGSIHFTHSDAKSGKFMLNIDKPKGEIVIHAKGFESVSIPFTKDSMNLIVSMTKLPPESDMVDNLRSSQIEKLRSDAKKTMPIESRKGGHVESSPLIPTYSDGAEVMLRGSASSSVEMDGSPPASIDGGFAHSMELEPRFPGSNEQAESGLLTAGEVNDFSKWVMWNDIADTDLSDFKELWKLNPKDRFTVLIENEYRTPVYGATVNLLNNGYVVWSSRSDNTGKAELWLNPFTDRVSNNDQISIEIEYSGLFYQINNAKKFSDGINFFKIKTECLKPKSVDIVFLVDATGSMGDEINYLKMDLKALMQDIQDTIPDMIFNLGSVFYRDTSDAYITRYSDFSSDISVTTEFINEQGAAGGGDFPEAVHRGLDIAINQLSWTDESMTKIIFLVLDAPPHSRPDVILELQSLILKASEKGIRVIPVACSGVDKSTEYFLRATALLTNGTYTFLTDDSGIGNPHIKPTTDKFDVETLRQLLIRLVYQYTYYPDCDIDKNEIISETISIDLPVTGGDIEEAKAMAGFKYYPNPTYGDLNIEFSDLIEELFIADVTGKIIFRLEKKSSNKLFIDISKYPTGMYYIMYQYKPDKWLKGKIMLMH; encoded by the coding sequence ATGAAAACGAGCATTATCATTTTAATATTTGTCCTTTTTGCCGGACAAATATTTGCACAATCAGCAGCAAAAGTATCAGGTACGATTAGCTCATCTGAAAATGGTGAAGCAATTGGAAATGCAACTGTAATTCTCAAAGGCAGTATTCATTTTACTCACTCAGATGCTAAATCAGGTAAGTTTATGTTGAACATTGATAAGCCTAAGGGAGAAATCGTAATTCATGCAAAAGGTTTTGAATCTGTATCAATTCCATTTACAAAAGACTCAATGAATCTAATTGTTTCAATGACAAAATTACCTCCCGAAAGTGATATGGTGGATAATTTAAGAAGTAGTCAAATTGAAAAACTTAGAAGTGATGCTAAAAAAACGATGCCTATAGAAAGCAGAAAAGGAGGTCACGTTGAAAGTAGCCCGCTTATACCCACTTATTCAGATGGTGCTGAGGTGATGTTAAGAGGCTCTGCAAGTAGTAGTGTTGAAATGGATGGCTCACCACCTGCTTCCATTGATGGAGGTTTTGCTCATTCTATGGAACTTGAACCAAGATTTCCCGGCAGCAATGAGCAAGCCGAATCAGGACTTCTTACAGCTGGAGAAGTCAATGATTTTTCAAAATGGGTCATGTGGAATGACATAGCTGACACAGATTTGTCCGATTTCAAAGAATTATGGAAGCTAAATCCAAAAGACAGATTTACTGTATTGATCGAAAATGAATATCGTACACCGGTTTATGGCGCAACAGTTAATTTATTGAATAATGGTTATGTGGTTTGGTCGTCACGCTCTGATAATACTGGAAAAGCTGAGCTATGGCTAAATCCATTCACAGATCGTGTTTCAAATAATGACCAAATTTCAATAGAAATTGAATATTCAGGTTTATTTTATCAAATTAATAATGCCAAGAAATTTTCAGATGGAATTAATTTCTTTAAAATCAAGACTGAATGCCTTAAACCAAAATCTGTTGATATAGTATTTCTTGTTGATGCCACCGGCTCAATGGGTGATGAAATAAATTACCTGAAAATGGATTTAAAAGCACTGATGCAAGACATTCAGGATACCATCCCTGATATGATATTTAATTTGGGTTCTGTATTCTACAGAGACACAAGCGATGCTTATATTACCAGATACTCTGATTTCAGTTCGGACATAAGTGTTACAACTGAATTTATAAATGAACAGGGAGCTGCAGGCGGTGGTGATTTTCCGGAAGCAGTCCATAGAGGATTGGACATAGCCATAAATCAGCTTAGCTGGACAGACGAATCTATGACAAAAATTATTTTTCTGGTACTTGATGCACCTCCACACTCAAGACCAGATGTTATTCTTGAACTTCAGTCTTTGATTCTGAAAGCATCGGAAAAAGGCATAAGAGTTATTCCTGTAGCTTGCAGTGGTGTGGATAAAAGCACTGAATATTTTCTAAGAGCTACTGCTTTGCTGACAAATGGTACATACACATTCCTTACAGATGATAGTGGAATTGGTAATCCTCACATTAAGCCTACTACAGATAAATTTGATGTTGAAACTTTACGTCAGCTTCTGATACGTCTGGTTTATCAATATACTTATTATCCTGACTGCGATATTGATAAAAATGAAATTATTAGCGAAACCATTTCTATTGATTTGCCTGTGACAGGTGGAGATATTGAAGAAGCCAAGGCTATGGCTGGATTTAAGTATTATCCAAATCCTACTTATGGTGATCTGAATATTGAGTTTTCCGATTTGATTGAGGAATTATTTATCGCCGATGTTACCGGAAAAATTATTTTCAGATTAGAAAAGAAAAGTAGTAATAAGCTATTTATTGATATATCAAAATATCCGACCGGGATGTATTATATAATGTATCAATACAAACCTGATAAATGGTTAAAAGGTAAAATAATGCTAATGCATTAG
- a CDS encoding amidohydrolase, producing MAYMNKIVELRRKLHQNPELSNKENETSKIIEEYMLKLSPDLLLNMSKTGKAYVFDSNKRGYNIMFRAELDALPIQEASNLPHSSSNDGVAHLCGHDGHLAILVGLAERISLNRPKQGKIIFLTQPAEEVEQGAYDVINDPNFLQIEPDFIFALHNVPGFKTNSIIIKEGSFAAASKGMTIKFFGKTSHAAEPENGISPAIAISKIILEADAIRNNVALFSDFTIVTVIHSRVGEISFGTSPGYGELMMTLRAYEDVDMNLLTTMLEDYIDKTANEYNLKYEIEYSEIFPATFNDKKCVEHISEAAKKLNLVIIHKSKPFSWSEDFGYYTQKYNGGFFGLGAGMQHPPLHNPNYDFPDEIIETGINVFFQIYKQIYFDNE from the coding sequence ATGGCTTATATGAATAAAATCGTAGAACTTCGTAGAAAACTACATCAAAATCCCGAGTTATCAAACAAGGAAAATGAAACTTCAAAAATAATTGAAGAGTATATGCTGAAATTATCTCCTGACTTACTATTAAATATGAGTAAAACCGGCAAAGCTTATGTGTTTGATAGTAATAAACGCGGGTATAATATAATGTTCAGAGCTGAGTTGGATGCCCTGCCAATTCAGGAGGCAAGCAATTTGCCACATTCATCTTCTAATGACGGTGTTGCTCATTTGTGTGGTCATGATGGGCATCTTGCTATATTAGTCGGCTTGGCTGAACGCATATCACTGAACAGACCGAAACAAGGTAAAATTATATTTCTCACTCAGCCGGCAGAAGAAGTTGAGCAGGGAGCTTATGACGTTATAAATGACCCAAATTTTTTGCAAATTGAACCTGATTTTATTTTTGCATTGCACAATGTTCCCGGATTTAAAACAAATTCGATTATTATCAAAGAAGGTAGTTTTGCAGCAGCTTCGAAGGGAATGACAATTAAATTCTTTGGAAAAACTTCACATGCAGCAGAGCCGGAAAATGGTATCAGTCCAGCAATTGCAATTTCTAAAATTATTCTTGAAGCTGATGCAATTAGAAATAATGTAGCATTGTTTTCTGATTTTACAATAGTTACTGTAATACATTCAAGGGTGGGGGAGATTTCTTTCGGTACATCTCCGGGCTATGGTGAACTAATGATGACACTCAGAGCTTACGAGGATGTTGATATGAATTTGCTTACCACAATGCTTGAGGATTATATTGATAAAACGGCAAATGAGTATAATTTGAAATATGAGATTGAATATTCAGAAATTTTTCCCGCCACATTCAATGATAAAAAATGTGTCGAACATATATCAGAAGCAGCTAAGAAACTGAATCTGGTTATAATTCATAAATCAAAGCCATTCAGTTGGTCTGAAGATTTCGGATATTATACTCAAAAGTATAATGGTGGATTCTTTGGTCTTGGTGCAGGTATGCAGCATCCTCCACTTCATAATCCGAATTACGACTTTCCTGATGAGATTATCGAAACAGGAATTAATGTATTTTTCCAAATTTATAAACAAATTTATTTTGATAATGAATAA
- the alr gene encoding alanine racemase, with the protein MNNSSIITIKKDSVRNNISFLKKKIGKDVKISSVVKANAYGHGIEIMIPLFMENGIDHFSVFDFNEALRVRNSMIDAGSIMIMGWISDTDVFQAIDYGFEFYIFNIERLDLAKKYALDLNKPAKIHLEVETGMNRSGLNISELNKAISIINSNPEIFDIRGFCTHLAGAESIANHLRIQNQIKLYHKLLSFAQSKSIFPAYRHIANSAATFVYPKTRLDLVRIGIMQYGFWSTTETYIHYIRNRMIKNDPLKRILGWKSYVMTLNHVKVGEFIGYGTSYLAQIDMVTAVIPVGYAGGFNRSLSNKGRVIIHGQRCGIIGLVNMNMIIADVSNIHDVCVGDEVVIIGQQGDLEIKVTSFSDISDQLNYEVLSSLPEKIERIVI; encoded by the coding sequence ATGAATAACAGCTCAATAATTACAATTAAAAAAGATTCTGTAAGAAATAATATTTCTTTTCTAAAGAAGAAAATCGGCAAAGATGTAAAAATTTCATCCGTTGTTAAAGCCAATGCTTACGGGCATGGAATTGAAATTATGATTCCTCTTTTTATGGAAAATGGAATTGACCATTTTTCGGTATTTGATTTTAATGAAGCTCTCAGAGTACGTAATAGCATGATTGATGCCGGCTCAATTATGATTATGGGTTGGATTTCCGATACTGATGTATTTCAGGCAATTGATTATGGTTTTGAATTTTATATTTTCAATATTGAAAGGTTGGATTTAGCCAAAAAATATGCTCTGGATTTGAACAAACCAGCAAAAATTCACTTGGAAGTGGAAACAGGAATGAATCGTTCAGGGCTAAATATTTCCGAACTCAATAAAGCAATATCAATTATCAATTCCAATCCGGAAATATTCGACATTAGAGGGTTTTGTACACATTTAGCCGGTGCGGAAAGTATAGCAAACCACTTGCGTATTCAGAACCAAATCAAACTATATCACAAATTACTTTCTTTTGCCCAATCGAAATCAATTTTTCCTGCTTACAGACACATCGCAAATTCGGCGGCAACATTTGTTTATCCTAAAACACGTCTCGATTTAGTACGTATCGGGATTATGCAATATGGTTTCTGGTCCACTACTGAAACATATATTCATTACATCAGAAACCGAATGATAAAAAATGATCCGCTAAAGCGAATTTTAGGATGGAAAAGTTATGTAATGACATTAAATCACGTAAAAGTTGGCGAATTTATCGGTTATGGTACTTCATATCTTGCACAGATTGATATGGTAACAGCGGTTATACCTGTTGGATATGCAGGTGGTTTCAATCGTTCACTCAGCAACAAAGGCAGGGTAATAATTCATGGTCAAAGGTGTGGTATAATCGGCTTGGTAAATATGAATATGATTATTGCTGATGTTAGTAACATTCATGATGTTTGTGTTGGTGATGAAGTTGTTATAATCGGACAACAGGGTGATTTAGAAATCAAAGTAACATCATTCAGTGATATTAGTGACCAGCTTAATTATGAAGTATTATCAAGTCTTCCTGAGAAAATTGAGCGAATTGTGATTTAG